A single region of the Anoplolepis gracilipes chromosome 1, ASM4749672v1, whole genome shotgun sequence genome encodes:
- the Mrps30 gene encoding large ribosomal subunit protein mL65 — protein MFVQIRQKLLFNTVTKYGKQKRYSISAVSEVKNEVKDTAEPVYPPIEDLGWKVRSKRKKQAWHEKIKSIQTVEEKLFEFNMPRFYGWKSLFLNEHAIPYNSLSHAQYITRTHVIKEPDLPSYYNDIISTEQLDSIVQAIKNDVEDNIIFEHCIRRREHEIQTDILNENIANLEKKKIINNHICQGFIQKMNRTILIHLSSLYPHLLQTEVDIEPRMEASWFAGGIDPPSFRKRYRRTFKNSKDSIDDPVDLPVQYVGQPVIHLRHKHPLREIIPLSECENPALDVPTFKLSPLVLTYRLGRRHLTNIPGFWPGDENEFGLLSYHRCINLQKRSQKYNDVSDALTVQAILASYSWLLSQACYQGFSTFNDVTYPLTTQTVITNGQWWSFFVYQLNTTLVHSEHADENPKRNICWITEPIKLFDEIKNEKVYGLNEEVLKTLIKFYTNIPEERIGVDLKPYLGKSIKLIANIRGRKKRNWLEKHYKHLVCNRPRRKRIPEIYDWQKIYILRHKTRPMDKKREPWEFGIKMFKRRLDDHLPPYIPRRLRNPSPKKRKVGRWEKTYYP, from the exons atgtttgttcAAATTCGACAGAAGTTATTGTTTAATACGGTAACGAAATATGGGAAACAGAAGAGGTACAGCATCTCCGCTGTCAGTGAAGTGAAGAATGAAGTCAAAGACACGGCAGAGCCGGTGTATCCACCCATCGAAGATTTAGGTTGGAAAGTCAGATCGAAAAGGAAGAAACAAGCTTGGCATGAAAAGATCAAGAGCATACAAACAGTGGAAGAGAAACTATTCGAGTTTAATATGCCACGATTTTATGGTTGGAAATCGTTGTTTTTGAATGAACATGCAATACCATACAATTCTTTGTCACATGCACAATACATTACGAGGACACATGTCATCAAAGAGCCTGATCTTCCatcatattataatgatataatttccaCCGAGCAGTTAGATAGTATTGTacaagcaataaaaaatgacgtagaagataatataatctttgaaCATTGTATCAGAAG AAGAGAGCATGAAATTCAAActgatatattaaatgaaaatattgctaatttagaaaagaaaaagataataaataatcatatatgtcaaggatttattcaaaaaatgaatagaacAATACTGATACATCTTTCTTCTTTGTATCCACATCTATTACAAACTGAGGTTGATATTGAACCGAGAATGGAAGCGTCTTGGTTTGCTGGTGGTATAGATCCTCCTTCCTTTAGGAAGAGATATAGgagaacatttaaaaattcaaaggaTTCTATTGACGACCCAGTAGATTTGCCTGTTCAATATGTAGGTCAGCCTGTCATACATTTGAGACATAAGCATCCTTTGAGAGAGATTATTCCTCTAAGCGAATGTGAAAATCCAGCTTTGGATGTACCTACATTTAAGTTGAGTCCATTGGTACTAACTTATAGACTTGGTCGGAGACATTTGACTAATATTCCTGGATTTTGGCCTGGTGATGAAAATGAATTTGGACTCTTATCTTATCATAGGtgcataaatttgcaaaaaaggtcacaaaaatataatgatgtatCTGATGCACTTACAGTACAAGCAATATTAGCATCTTATAGTTGGTTATTGTCGCAAGCTTGTTACCAAG gtttttctacttttaatgATGTTACATATCCCTTAACCACTCAAACAGTTATAACAAATGGACAATGGTGGTCATTTTTTGTTTACCAACTTAATACTACATTGGTACACTCTGAACATGCAGATGAAAATCCAAAACGTAACATATGTTGGATCACAGAgccaataaaattatttgatgagataaaaaatgaaaaagtttatGGTTTAAATGAAGAAGTCCTCAAGACTTTGATTAAGTTTTACACAAATATCCCTGAAGAAAGGATAGGTGTAGATTTGAAACCATATTTAGGGAAATCCATTAAACTAATAGCTAATATAAGAGgccgtaaaaaaagaaattggcTTGAGAAACATTATAAGCATCTCGTGTGTAATAGACCAAGACGGAA acggATACCAGAAATATATGATTGGCAGAAGATCTATATTTTACGACATAAAACTCGTCCAATGGATAAAAAACGAGAACCATGGGAATTTGGCATCAAAATGTTTAAACGTAGGTTAGATGATCACTTGCCGCCTTATATACCAAGACGTTTACGAAATCCGAGTCCCAAGAAGAGAAAGGTAGGACGATGGGAGAAAACGTACTATCCATag
- the Cdk7 gene encoding cyclin-dependent kinase 7 translates to MKQMFAIMEKVRRYEKIDFLGEGQFATVYKAKDVETNKIVAVKKIKVGSRAEAKDGINRTALREIKLLQELKHDNIIGLLDVFGHKSNVSLVFDFMDTDLEVIIKDSNIVLTAANIKAYMIQTLQGLEYLHFNWILHRDLKPNNLLVNSEGVLKIGDFGLAKFFGSPNRINTHQVVTRWYRAPELLYGARLYGTAIDMWAIGCILAELLLRVPFLPGESDLDQLTKIFQTLGTATEETWPGMTELPDFIQFKPFPGTPLKHIFTAAGDDLLDLIASLLNVNPLERCTCDQALQMPYFSNKPAPTPGSKLPLPTTIKRQREERPSLKRKMLESIKGASLAKRLQF, encoded by the exons ATGAAACAAATGTTTGCAATAATGGAAAAAGTGCGAAGATATgagaaaatcgattttttaggCGAAGGACAG tttGCCACGGTTTATAAAGCTAAAGATgtagaaacaaataaaatagtgGCTGTGAAAAAG attaaggTTGGAAGTCGTGCTGAAGCCAAAGATGGTATAAACAGAACTGCTCTGCgagaaatcaaattattacaagAGTTAAAACATGATAATATCATTGGTTTATTGG ATGTTTTTGGTCACAAATCAAATGTGTCCTTAGTATTTGATTTTATGGATACTGATCTGGAAGTGATAATAAAGGACAGCAATATAGTTTTAACTGCGGCAAATATCAAAGCATATATGATTCAAACACTCCAAGGACTAGAATATCTTCATTTCAATTGGATACTTCATAGAGATTTAAaaccaaataatttattggtAAATTCAGAAGGTGTCCTAAAAATTGGAGATTTTGGCTTAGCAAAATTTTTTGGATCACCTAATCGGATAAATACTCATCAAGTTGTGACAAGATGGTACAGAGCACCTGAATTACTTTATGGTGCTAGACTTTATGGAACTGCAATTGACATGTGGGCAATAGGTTGTATATTAGCTGAACTTTTGCTGCGGGTACCATTTTTACCTGGTGAATCTGATTTAGATCAGCTCACTAAAATATTTCag acACTGGGTACTGCAACGGAAGAAACATGGCCAGGAATGACTGAATTACCAGATTTCATTCAATTTAAACCCTTTCCTGGAACACCATTAAAGCATATATTCACTGCTGCTGGTGATGACCTTTTGGATTTAATTGCTAGTTTATTAAATGTGAACCCATTGGAGAGATGTACATGCGATCAAGCGCTGCAGATGCCATATTTCAGTAATAAACCTGCACCTACACCTGGATCTAAATTGCCTCTACCAACGACCATAAAACGTCAACGTGAAGAAAGACCtagtttaaaaagaaaaatgcttGAGTCGATAAAAGGTGCCTCTTTAGCTAAaagattacaattttaa
- the LOC140668021 gene encoding lysosomal acid glucosylceramidase-like, with translation MLCVIILIVTFIAVKGDGCIPLSFENGNVCVCNSTYCDTLEVPELNEDQFLWYISTKDGKMMEHSINNFSTENKIENKSTVLTLDKNQKFQKIFGFGGAMTDAAALNIRTLSNKTQHKLLESYFGPTGIGYTYCRIPIAGTDFSTRPYTYDDVLDDVSLSNFNLVEEDDYKIQYIQHIKRIMPDPDNLRIFTTSWSAPKWMKISNNIKWGALKSEYYQLYADYIVKFFDAYKERGVDIWGITPGNEPIDGFFPFFPFNSMCWLPSEEAEWSVNNLNRTLFKAGYKDLVYMAMDDQRYVLSWYANTIFKNQKAKELFSGIALHWYGDIFPPSILTTTHNKYPDKFLMITEACTGSNPFEPKVILGSWNRGEQYILDIIQNLSHWVSGWTDWNLALNESGGPNWAKNFVDSPIIVIPQKDQFYKQPMFYAISHFSKFVPRGSHKISLTEENSSFFQNIKSIAFLTPDHKIVVVIVNKANNPVALTIKDKNTDKIIDINVPPKSFHTISYLA, from the exons ATGTTGTGTGTTATAATTCTGATCGTCACTTTTATTGCAGTGAAag GCGATGGATGCATACCACTTTCGTTCGAAAATGGTAATGTGTGCGTCTGTAATTCGACATATTGTGACACACTAGAGGTGCCGGAACTGAATGAAGACCAGTTCCTCTGGTACATTTCCACCAAAGATGGCAAAATGATGGAACATTCCATTAACAATTTCTCTAccgagaataaaattgaaaataagtcTACAGTTCTCACATTGGACAAGAATCAgaagtttcaaaaaatatttggattTGGTGGAGCAATGACTGATGCCGCCGCACTCAATATTAGAACTCTCAGTAATAAGACTCAACACAAATTACTCGA atcATATTTTGGTCCCACTGGTATCGGATATACATATTGCCGCATACCTATCGCGGGTACTGATTTTTCGACGAGACCATATACGTACGACGACGTACTTGACGATGTTTCATTAAGTAATTTCAATCTTGTGGAAGAAGACGACTATAAAATCCAATATATACagcatattaaaagaattatgcCTGATCCAGATAATCTAAGAATATTTACTACTTCGTGGTCTGCTCCGAAATGGATGAAAATCTCCAACAACATAAAATGGG GTGCCTTGAAATCTGAATATTATCAACTTTATGCTGATTACATCGTGAAATTTTTTGATGCGTACAAAGAACGTGGTGTAGACATATGGGGCATAACGCCAGGCAACGAACCAATAGACGGATTTTTCCCATTTTTTCCTTTCAATTCTATGTGTTGGTTGCCCAGTGAAGAGGCTGAATGGTcggtaaataatttaaatcggACTTTGTTTAAGGCTGGGTATAAAGATCTTGTATATATGGCAATGGACGATCAACGTTACGTACTATCATGGTATGCCAACACAATTTTCAAGAATCAGAAAGCTAAAGAGTTATTCTCCGGTATTGCACTGCATTGGTATGGAGATATATTTCCACCGAGCATATTAACTACTACGCATAATAAATATCCGGACAAGTTTTTAATGATAACCGAGGCATGTACCG GTTCCAATCCTTTCGAACCAAAGGTAATTTTAGGATCATGGAATCGAGGAGAACAATATATACTAGATATAATACAG aACTTATCACATTGGGTGAGTGGATGGACAGACTGGAATTTAGCGCTCAATGAGAGTGGTGGACCAAATTGGGCTAAAAATTTTGTGGATTCACCTATTATTGTAATACCACAGAAAGATCAGTTCTACAAGCAGCCCATGTTCTATGCAATATCTCACTTCAGCAAATTTGTGCCACGCGGCTCTCACAAAATCTCTTTAACAGAAGAAAACTCTTCGTTCTTTCAAAACATTAAATCAATAGCCTTCTTGACACCCGACCACAAAATTGTTGTCGTGATTGTTAACAA aGCTAATAATCCTGTTGCTTTAACAATCAAAGACAAGAACACAGACAAAATTATAGACATAAACGTGCCTCCAAAGTCTTTCCATACTATATCATATTTGgcataa